A region from the Haliaeetus albicilla chromosome 16, bHalAlb1.1, whole genome shotgun sequence genome encodes:
- the HDAC1 gene encoding histone deacetylase 1, with the protein MALTQGTKRKVCYYYDGDVGNYYYGQGHPMKPHRIRMTHNLLLNYGLYRKMEIYRPHKANAEEMTKYHSDDYIKFLRSIRPDNMSEYSKQMQRFNVGEDCPVFDGLFEFCQLSAGGSVASAVKLNKQQTDIAVNWAGGLHHAKKSEASGFCYVNDIVLAILELLKYHQRVLYIDIDIHHGDGVEEAFYTTDRVMTVSFHKYGEYFPGTGDLRDIGAGKGKYYAVNYPLRDGIDDESYEAIFKPVISKVMETFQPSAVVLQCGSDSLSGDRLGCFNLTIKGHAKCVEFVKSFNLPMLMLGGGGYTIRNVARCWTYETAVALDTEIPNELPYNDYFEYFGPDFKLHISPSNMTNQNTNEYLEKIKQRLFENLRMLPHAPGVQMQPIPEDAVQEDSGDEEEEDPEKRISIRNSDKRISCDEEFSDSEDEGEGGRKNVANFKKAKRVKTEEEKEEEEKKDEKEEEKAKEEKAEPKGVKEETKST; encoded by the exons ATGGCGCTGACGCAGGGGACCAAGCGGAAAGTCTGCTATTACTACGATG GTGATGTTGGAAACTACTATTATGGCCAAGGACATCCAATGAAACCCCACAGGATCCGGATGACCCACAACCTGCTGCTGAACTATGGCCTCTACAGGAAGATGGAGATATAT CGCCCTCACAAggcaaatgcagaagaaatgacCAAGTACCACAGTGATGACTACATAAAATTTCTGAGATCTATTCGCCCAGATAACATGTCTGAGTACAGCAAGCAGATGCAAAGAT TTAATGTTGGGGAAGACTGCCCTGTGTTTGATGGGTTGTTTGAGTTTTGTCAGCTCTCTGCTGGAGGCTCAGTTG CCAGTGCTGTGAAGCTGAACAAGCAACAGACAGATATTGCTGTGAACTGGGCAGGAGGCCTTCACCACGCTAAGAAGTCAGAGGCTTCTGGCTTCTGTTACGTTAACGATATCGTCTTAGCTATCTTGGAGCTCCTAAA GTATCACCAGAGAGTGCTGTATATTGACATTGATATTCACCATGGAGATGGTGTGGAGGAAGCCTTTTATACCACAGACCGTGTCATGACCGTGTCCTTTCATAAGTACGGAGAATACTTCCCAGGAACAGGGGACCTACGG GATATTGGTGCAGGCAAAGGCAAGTACTATGCTGTCAACTATCCTCTCCGGGACGGAATTGATGATGAGTCCTATGAAGCAATATTCAAGCCG GTGATATCTAAAGTGATGGAGACGTTCCAGCCTAGCGCAGTTGTCTTGCAGTGTGGGTCAGATTCTCTGTCAGGGGACAGGCTGGGTTGTTTTAATCTGACCATCAAAG GTCATGCCAAGTGTGTGGAGTTtgtaaaaagttttaatttgcCTATGCTGATGCTGGGAGGAGGTGGCTATACGATCCGCAACGTGGCTAGATGCTGGACCTATGAGACTGCTGTGGCTTTGGACACTGAAATTCCCAATG AACTTCCGTATAATGACTATTTTGAGTACTTTGGACCAGACTTTAAGCTCCACATCAGTCCCTCGAACATGACTAACCAGAATACCAATGAGTATCTTGAGAAGATCAA GCAGCGTCTCTTTGAGAATCTGCGCATGCTGCCTCATGCCCCTGGTGTCCAGATGCAGCCAATTCCTGAGGATGCTGTTCAGGAAGACAGTGgagatgaagaggaggaagatcCTGAGAAACGCATTTCAA TCCGCAATTCCGATAAGAGAATATCCTGTGATGAAGAATTCTCTGACTCTGAAGATGAAGGGGAAGGAGGGCGCAAAAATGTTGCCAACTTTAAGAAAGCTAAGCGtgtgaaaacagaagaggaaaaggaggaagaggagaagaaag atgagaaagaagaggaaaaagcaaaagaggagaaagcagaaccCAAAGG GGTGAAGGAAGAGACAAAATCCACCTAA
- the MARCKSL1 gene encoding MARCKS-related protein — protein sequence MGSQGSKPAKAEGSAPLAGHAAVTEPAKANGQENGHLRLNGDMTPKVGGEAAPLNGNGSAEPLKEESKGEAGGGDAIEPAPPAEAGDAKPEGAAAPKDTPKKKKKFSFKKSFKLSGISFRKNKKEAGDSSGSSPTEDQGKAEAKGEENPACSAGGTEPSAPPEEGTAEEQGSPGESRPGQQGAEPKREDGEAGGSKEEEKQQAGESHGDTAKPEEPPKPAGTEPTTAAAEQKEE from the exons ATGGGCAGCCAGGGCTCTAAACCGGCTAAAGCGGAGGGCAGCGCTCCGCTGGCCGGTCACGCCGCCGTTACCGAGCCAGCCAAAGCCAACGGGCAG GAGAATGGCCATTTGAGGCTCAACGGGGACATGACGCCCAAGGTGGGCGGCGAAGCGGCACCCCTGAACGGGAACGGCTCGGCTGAACCCCTCAAGGAGGAGAGCAAGGgcgaggcgggcggcggggatGCCATCGAGCCCGCTCCCCCCGCTGAAGCGGGGGACGCTAAACCCGAAGGCGCCGCGGCCCCCAAAGACACccccaagaagaagaagaagttcTCGTTCAAGAAGTCCTTCAAGCTGAGCGGGATCTCGTTTaggaagaacaagaaagaagCTGGGGACTCCTCCGGGTCGTCTCCCACGGAGGACCAAGGCAAGGCGGAGGCCAAGGGAGAGGAGAACCCCGCTTGCTCGGCCGGTGGGACGGAGCCGTCGGCTCCCCCCGAGGAGGGGACAGCGGAGGaacagggcagccctggggagagCCGTCCCgggcagcagggagctgagccCAAGAGGGAGGATGGAGAAGCGGGGGGAagcaaggaggaagagaagcagcaggcaggggaaaGCCACGGGGATACAGCCAAACCAGAGGAGCCCCCCAAACCCGCGGGGACCGAGCCTACAACAGCGGCGGCGGAGCAGAAGGAAGAGTAG